The genomic stretch TACTATTAAAATGCGATACAAGGTTTGTTCGTATCGCAATACTTCATTGATTTGAAACACGAAACACCTCCTGAATTTGCTCAACGTTACCCAATTTAAGATGGCCCACTTGCAGCTTTTGTACTGGCGTAAAAATATCAAAGGTAAAGTAACGGTCAGCTAACAAAGCTCTTATCTCAAACAACGACTCTCCTAAGTCTAGTCCATAGGCGGTATCTATCTCTTTGCAGGCGTTTATAAGGCTTTTAGCTGGGTGTTTTGTAAAGTAATCAGCATAGAATCTAGCTTGCTCAATAGCGGAGTCTGAAGCTTCTTCATGCTCACCTTGCAATGGATAAATCCATTCAACATTCGCTTTAACGACTTTTGGGATCTCTTGCTCAGTGACTATTTGCCAAGGGATCTGCTTTTCATGCCAAAAGCGTTTCTCGAGTTCAAGTATTTCTATCTTGCGGTGTTCTTCAAAAGTGCTGACATATTTGGCTTGTAACGCAAAATAAGGCAAATCTCGTGATGTTGTTTCAACTAGAAAGTCGCTCGAAAGGTATTGGTCAACGCCTCGAACATTTGGGTGCTTGATGCCAGCAGATTCAGCTAGCTCTAATGTTATCTCGCGCTCTAGCGGAAACTGCTCTTTGACTTGCAGCACATCCTGCCGCCACTCGAGCAAATAGAACATGGATAGTTCGAGATCGGATAATAAATGGTGGCTTCGCTTAGATTTATAACCAAAGACTCGATGTACACGGCCATCAGATGGCGCATCATAAACCGTTAACCAAGGCTTGTAATCCTGATACTCGCCAGTACCGCGCCCCTCTTTAATCCACTTACGATATTGCGCCTCAGTGTGGCCAATCTTCCTAGACATAATATACCGCTATAACTGATTGAAATTTCAGCATAGCTCTTTTTAAGAACGATGTAACTATTATAGGTCTACTTTGTCCTGTAGGTTGGCATTTCTGGTGATAAGCTAGCTATTCGTGACATTTTGTGTTGTAAGACTGAGAATTACAGTCTAATGTATGTAAAGCGAGGTCATATTGCTGAAATTTAAACCACACTATTGATTTCGCTGGTCAAGAGCTGTTAAAGTACCGCTTAATTTTAAAGCAATTCCTCGCTGAAAATGAAGAGCTGTAGTCGAGGCCTGACACAATTCATCGTTCGGAGATAATCATATATATGTACTTCTGGTACTTAGTCATAGCTTTAGTTGCCTCTACAATTATACTCGTTCAAATTACAAGCATAGTTGGCGACCATAAGCTGAGAAAGAAAATGAAGTCCACTGAGAAAAACTTAGAGAAGGCGGGGATTCATCCGTTTGGTTCTACTCTATCTCATGGCATGTATGTTAATAAAAAGACGAGGAAAATAAAGGCAGACCAAAAACACTCTACTATCTGGTATAAAAGACTATCCTGATAGCCTGTCAAATTTTCACACCGTTTAAAAGAGCTCACCTTAAGGTGAGCTTTTATTTTGAAGGATTAGTAGTTTGAGCAATAAATACTCTCACATCGCTTGGGTTCCATGTATTAATGGTCATTTGGATTTTGGACTAATGCTTCCAGGGATTATTGGAGGTTTTACCAATGAGGAATTCGAGGATAAATGTACATCAAACATTAATTACGGATATATCAAGCAACTTGACCATCACGCCAGAAGAATAATCATACAATCAAAGGTTGATTGGAGAGACACCGATCATGACGACTATGATGGTCAATTTAGAGTTATTTTAGTCGCTCAATCCGATGAAAGCGCAAACCTAGACGACAGAAACCTTAAGGGAAAGATAGTAATTTACCCTACCTCCGAAGAAGCAGAAAACCGTGAAGATAGGGAGAAACTGCCATGGTTTGAGCTAATACACACAGCAAAAAGTAAGCTAGAAATATATAAATCAAGCAGAGACCAATGGGAAAATTCTCGCAAAGAGTTGAATGAGAAATATGACGAACTAGATCGTTTTCTTACTCATAACAAC from Pseudoalteromonas sp. UG3-2 encodes the following:
- a CDS encoding TnsA endonuclease C-terminal domain-containing protein, with protein sequence MSRKIGHTEAQYRKWIKEGRGTGEYQDYKPWLTVYDAPSDGRVHRVFGYKSKRSHHLLSDLELSMFYLLEWRQDVLQVKEQFPLEREITLELAESAGIKHPNVRGVDQYLSSDFLVETTSRDLPYFALQAKYVSTFEEHRKIEILELEKRFWHEKQIPWQIVTEQEIPKVVKANVEWIYPLQGEHEEASDSAIEQARFYADYFTKHPAKSLINACKEIDTAYGLDLGESLFEIRALLADRYFTFDIFTPVQKLQVGHLKLGNVEQIQEVFRVSNQ